A genomic segment from Dehalococcoidia bacterium encodes:
- a CDS encoding amidohydrolase, producing MPVIDSDAHVVETERTWEFIDGNDIRFKPVLASARSEPNNYRWLVDDKLRRRAMLSDIDHLRPVDRNTQTPEDAREMSDIQSRLNHMDQLGIDVQVLHNTLFIEQVADRIEVDVAVCKAWNRWLADIWSKGNGRFRWSCVLPLTSINDALDQMRFAKDNGAVAVCMRPIESTRTLPDIYFYPIYEEAERLNMAIAVHIANGNSAVCDVLRSPYDPGASFGMFRAMTAVSCHSYMVSELPQKFPLLRWGFIEASAQWGPWVAHEARRRYEASGKVFPDNPFAEFRVYVTCQNDDDLDYIVGYVGEDNLLIGTDYGHFDPSSEIDAISILKSRTDLSTSLINKIVDFNPRNFYAI from the coding sequence GTGCCGGTAATCGATAGTGATGCTCATGTTGTAGAGACTGAACGAACATGGGAATTCATAGATGGTAACGATATTCGTTTCAAGCCAGTACTTGCTTCGGCTCGGAGCGAACCTAACAACTATCGATGGCTAGTGGATGATAAGTTGCGCCGCAGGGCGATGCTTAGCGACATCGATCATTTACGCCCCGTTGACCGTAATACACAAACCCCAGAAGACGCTCGAGAAATGTCTGACATTCAGTCTCGATTAAACCATATGGACCAATTAGGTATAGATGTGCAAGTTTTGCACAACACGCTTTTTATTGAGCAGGTTGCAGATCGCATTGAAGTTGATGTTGCAGTTTGCAAGGCTTGGAATAGATGGTTAGCTGATATTTGGAGCAAAGGGAACGGTCGCTTCAGATGGTCATGTGTCCTTCCATTGACAAGTATTAATGACGCGCTAGATCAAATGAGATTTGCTAAGGATAATGGCGCAGTCGCAGTCTGCATGCGCCCTATAGAGTCGACACGTACTTTGCCTGATATTTATTTTTACCCAATATATGAAGAAGCGGAACGATTAAATATGGCAATAGCAGTTCACATCGCTAACGGGAACTCGGCAGTTTGCGACGTGTTACGTTCGCCGTACGACCCAGGTGCTTCATTTGGAATGTTTCGAGCTATGACTGCAGTCTCATGCCATTCATATATGGTTAGCGAACTTCCCCAAAAATTCCCTCTACTGAGATGGGGCTTCATTGAAGCGAGCGCTCAATGGGGTCCATGGGTCGCCCATGAAGCTAGGCGCAGGTACGAAGCATCAGGCAAAGTTTTTCCTGACAATCCTTTTGCGGAATTCCGGGTATACGTTACATGCCAAAATGACGATGATCTTGATTATATTGTTGGGTACGTAGGCGAAGACAACCTGCTAATCGGAACTGACTACGGGCATTTTGACCCATCCAGCGAAATCGATGCTATTTCTATTCTAAAAAGCCGAACTGACTTGAGTACAAGCTTGATCAATAAGATCGTTGATTTCAATCCTAGAAACTTCTACGCGATCTGA